Sequence from the Castanea sativa cultivar Marrone di Chiusa Pesio chromosome 12, ASM4071231v1 genome:
TAAATTCTCTAATCTATTAGCTACAAAAGTGGGAATCATGTCGAATTGGAAGGAATACTTATTAGTAATGTCAACCTCCCCCTTTTTGGCAATTTCAACCACTTCCATTCCAAAACTACACTTCCTTTTCTCCAAGATGCGGTTCCACACAGTTCTTGCCTTCAAGGACAAACCCAAAGGCACACCAAGGTGATTCATTGGTATGCCATTAACCTTACACGCAAGGATTTAACTATTTCGTTGATGTGACCCACCTCCCATACTAGAACAATTTCGTGTTTACCCATACTGACTTTCAATCCTATCACAACTTCAAAGCAAATTAGAACCATTCTAACATAAAGGATCTACTCCATGTCTGCATCACAAAACAAACTAGTATCATTTGCAAATGGTAAATGAGAAACCATAAGTTTGTTGTTAGTATCATTTCCAGCCTCAAACTCAGAGATGAATCACCCATCCTTAGATCTCAGCATTCTAGTTAGTGCCTCCATAACCAAAATAAAAGGCAAAGTATCACTTTGCCATAGACCCCTGAAGCAGTTGAAAAACACTGTTGGCGAGTCATTTACCAGCATTGAAAAACGTAATTTAGTTGCATAAAAGTAAATCCAAAGTCTCCACCTATCACCAAAGCTCATTCTCTCCATCAAATGGCATTATCTTAGGCATTTTCATTATCTAGTTTGTAAATAATGTCTGTTAGCCCTCTTTTGATACGACTATCTAAACATTCACCGGTGATGAGGATAGAGTCCAGAATCTGCCTCCCTCCCACAAATGCATTTCGAGATCCTGAAATTAAACTATCTAGCACCAACTCAGCCTGTTAGCCAACACCTTTGCTGCTAACAGTTTATAAACACTCCCAATCAAGATAATAGGCCAAAAGTGATGCACATCTTTGAATAGAAAGTAAATACATATTTTGTGGAGTCATAAATCATGCTTATGAATTTTAAACCATAAGTAGATTTTTAAGTGGTTcaagctaaatttttttgccCTTGTACATCTTGGAGTTTGGCCCATTAAGAAGCATTGATAAAGCTTTGAGTTGAGAATGCACACACCTCATAATtgaagcaagaaaataaaataaaggacaTGACATAAATACCAGAAACAAGTTCTGTAGTTAAGACTTTCTTGCTTGAAAGACTGTCCACAACCAAAGGAACATAAAACCCCTCTGTGCCTGACAGCAGATTACGAAACCGTTTTTGATTTGCCGCCTCCAATTCATAGTCACATTCACGTGATAATTCTTCTTTAGCCACCTACGAAAATTCCAACATAAGCATGGATATTTAACTGTTCAACACataattcttcatttttattagCTTCATCCAGCATCCCCATGAACCAACCCCCATCCTATATCATTCAGTAGAGGACTAAGTGTAAAACTCATGTGCCAAAAGAGAGGGAATGGTATGGAACAAAAGAGCGTATACTGTACTGAGAGCAGGTGTAGCAGAGTGCTAAGATTTTGTAGgtagataaaaataatcataatatgCCACGAACTTTGTTGGTGACTTTTAGGGGTCAGCAGGAAAAGACAAGATAACTGGGCTTTATGAAGAATACTAAGTTGTTTGAACCTCTCAGAAGTTTGCATGCTCATGAATATGGTGTTGAAGGCTAAACCACACTTGGAATAAAACATTAAAGACATTCATATACATATAAGTGCAGATAGATCACAAACCTTCATAGCACTGTCAAGATAAAGTCCTTTTGGAATTAGATTTGTATAATCTAAAAGAAGTCTCACGTTCTCTATGTCACTGTCAATGCTATTCGCAACACCAGGGTACTGAATTTTCATTGCCACTTGCATACCATCCTTTGTGACAGCCCCATGCACCTACAGTTGTTATAAAAACTGTGAGGCCAAGAGAAAAAACATTCTGCAGAGTATAGAATTAGATAGAACTGTTGATACCCATCATCCACCATCTTTGTTCCTTTTCCTGTTTCAAAGGTGGTTGGATGACACTATAAATGGGATGGTTATTGAAGGGTAGCATTCAGTGAAAAAATAGTACTCATAAATGTACTATGTCTCTCATCACCTGGCCTATGCTTGCAGCAGCAATTGGTTCATAATCAAAACTAATCAATTTTGATGACCAGTCAGGACCTAACTCTGCATCCAAAACTTGATTGAGCTGGCTCCTTGGCATCACATCTGCACCTTGACGGACAATATCCAGAGCAGCCAAGATCTACATGGAATTGAAAGATGCGAAAAAAGAAAACGTAGcaaaacacttattttgtattttatttttaaaaaaagtacgAACTCTAAGCTTTGTGGgcaacaaaataaaacataattagTACAAATAAAGCTCCCCAGTATGAACGTAATAGGTTTGACAatgatcatagtctccattTTTGAGCAAAAGCCTCCACAGCCTAGTCTAGATGTGATAGGTTTGATACCAGACTTATATCCtagtaaaattaaaacaattgaCATCCCATCGTTTGCATAGGAACCTAGCATTTAATCATGTAACAGtaatcttcaaaaaataaatcttattataGCACAACCAATTCTAAAGCCATCATTTTAGCTTACAATGGATGAAGTAATTCCTTTTTTCTTCGTTAATATTCTACGCTCACATTAAGGCACAGTCATTTAACTTTGTCCAATACATacattgaaaagagagagacaagaATTAGAATACCGGAGCAGGAACAAGGGATTCATCCTGTATACTCAACATCTGGCCAATTTTAAGTGCAGCTCCACGCATTCTGCAAAGCGCAAGGGCCAGACGCTCTGCATTTTTCTCAGACAGGAATGGAGACAGTGCACTCTTCTTGTCTTGCGAAGGTGGTGTCCCATAAACAAGCCTCTTCGCTGATTCCTGAACCGTTCCCCAGGCAAGACCAGCTCCAAGACCagcaaaccttttttttatcaGTTAAACATCAaagtttcagattttttttttgttgttgttgggttaAAGTCAGGAATTTGCAAAAATCATACAACAACCAAGCTTCAGTTCCAAATCTTGAAGTCTGCTATGGGTCCTCAATAGATTAGTTAGATCTACCTGGCACGCCACTCTATTTCTATTATATCCAAAGTCATAGTCTCTATTACTTTTCTACTACTTGTGCTaatgttgtttttggttttCCAAGTAACTCTTTCTCGCTAGCGCATTAATCGCTCCACTCTGAATATACAAAAAGCCATAAAATTGTAGAATagcattaaaaaagaaaaagagcacTGACCCAAGAGCTCTGGAAAATGGGGTGGTAGGAACTCTCCTTTCCCTGAGCTTCCTCCTCTTGAATGGCACTACTTCCACTTTTGCATCTTCCTTGTGAGGCTCACATTCTTTGACCAACCCATCTCTGACATCCAAATCCTCCGCTACAGCAGAAGCAGAAGCTTCCCTTACATTGCCATTATCATTAGTAATACCATCACTGTCAATAACCGACGACGGtacttcttcttgtttttgttgatgatgCTGTGTTGGGTGTGAGGAAGAATTGTCAGAGgtagaggtggtggtggtgtcgAAGTAAACAACAGAATCGAGTTttgaggaggaagaggaggtaGGGTTAGGGAGGTGGCGGACCCTGCCCTTGGTGAGACCAGATAGGTCGGTGGCGGATACAACAGCTTTCTTGATTAGAATTTGGAGATCGCCATTCTTGGCGGCTCCGAAAGCTTCAGAATCCTTAACAAATTCCTTCGCGATTAACGACACTCCGTTCACAATTCTACTGGCATCCTTCAACAAACCCATAACAAAAAACATTAACGACCTTTGTTTCTgattctattctattctattctattcgTATTACCCCCATCATGTCTTTTCgtattcttcttcatttttgtcttttttatttgattttatttttttggggggtttggtttcaattttttctccttttttagtttaatttacatatataaccaaaaaaaaatctacgtataaaattattttgtttatttttgcttttgacTGCTTTTCAGCCGCCCAAATCAAActccaattttttcttttgttttaattttagaatcaaccAAGATTAGggttgtaaataacaaaataaaaaaccttgtttatttttatttggttataaacaagccaagtttgaaccttaatttttttagatttgtttaaTAACCAAACCGAAtccaagcaaaagaaaaaaaaatttgttcatgaaTAGGTTCATAAACAATAAAGCTTGTTAAAAATTGAGATGAGCTTAAGTTGTTTTATAAAGCTTGGtaataaatcttataaaaaacatttaaaaaaaacttcgtaataaatttgatatgattttgaaaaataaactcattttttactAAGTCTTTAATTAATTAGCAGTTAGGACCACATATCTAAACCAAGGAAAATACTTAGGTGCTCTTAGAGTATAGCAAAATAGTACTTCTCTCATATTTATAGTGGACcacaccatgaatgtgagagaaagGAACATGATTGACCTTACTCCGGgagtacttaagaattactcCTAAACCAAAATGGCTTGATTACTTAATATAAGCTTAATAATGCACTTATATTGGATCTTGAACTTAAAAGCTTGCTCAGCTTGAGTTTGAGCTTCAGCTCATTTTTACTAATGGATCAAGCTAAGCCAAGTTAAACTCAAGCTCAAACATAGTTTGTAAGCTTGCTTCGAGCTCAAGCAAAGCTTgaacattttatatttgttgtCAAACTAAGCTTGAATATTCAATACTTGACAAAAATCGACTAATTTATCAGCCTAACCAAAATCCCACCTAATACAAGAAAAGTagtttgtgaaaaatgttttttttataagtataattttttaaaaatgttttaggTCAAACAAGGGAGAttacccataaataaataaaaacaaaggattaaacatttttttggtttcttttagtAATTTACACCTTTAAGCTTATAATGTATAGgtggtttcaaattaaatcctatattttcacaaaaaaatttcaattcaaaccATAATCATGTTGAGTGTGAAGGTTAATGGAAAATGCTTAAACAAAATGACGTCGTATGGTATTTGTAATAATGTTTTGTATAACAGGAATGATGTTATTTTTCTAAACATCTTCCATTTAATGACATCACCATAAATGAGTTTATGTGATACATTAATTTTTGTAACCAAAATCCTACAAAGCCACAcatcaaatctctctctctctctctctctctctctcaaaaacaatatataaaattaaaaattcgattacaattttactttattatGCATCATCATATACCTAGaataaaatatcttttttaatcataatatattatttatttatttttattaaaatttatggttcaactacgatattcaattctctatgtgaaattaacattaatttagttggtattattcatcaaattatgtattttatgTATCAAATTAACCATTATGGGAGTAAAAAACATAGAAAACTGAAGAACTAGTCTCTGATTTAAGATCCACACAACTAATTTCTTAAGAATGGGAGGTAAAAATCTACAGTGGAAAGATTAAAAAGATAGTTGGAGACAAAGATCACTAAATTAAGACTTTATATGATTGTAAAACACTTTCCCGAGATACatacaataattttaaaggaaaaGTACAAGTGAAGActcttctcactctctctctctctcttgttcttcCCTTAATTTTTCTGGATCGCCTTTCTTGTTGCtctcatcttctttttatagCCATCCTCTTCCCCTTCTAGTTGTCTTGCTCTTAGCTAGATTTAGGGGGATACTTATCCTATCATAAAGATAGATTTTTGGGGGTGTTTCCATTGTTTAGGCTAGTCATTTAGCATTCAATGTGGTTGACATTAGATGAGGAGAGTtcattaatgtggaagtgacTGTTACATTGGGCTCTGTGTTCTCTTCGACGTGTTTCTCGAGAAAGTAGGTGAAAAGGGTTTTCTTGGCTAAGAAAATGACCGCTTCTTGATTGGGTTGCATTTCTTTGGGAAGATAGGTTTCATGGATTATCTCGATAATGGGCCAAAATGATCTTTTCACAACAAGAGGCTCGTTCATCCCTTGTTGGCCCCTGTGCTGGGTCCATTCTGCGAACGGGCTTTCTCTTCGAGTTAAGGTCCTCGGGACAAATTTAGGTCCACTCACCCACAACCATTATTTGATTAGtattaaatcattttatttaattaatattcacATATAAAATGCCCTATGTAAAATtttcgccttaggccccaaattaTGTTGGGCTGCCCCTGAAAGCATATGTAAAgatattaaatttcttttctaaataGCTAGACTTCAAGAAGTTGTTTCATGATTTAAGGTCATGTTGGAGGTCTTGTCCTCTCCCTATCTCATCTTGAGTTCAACCacctttttgtgtttgattgttgTTCTTATTTACAGCTTGTGGTTATGTAGAATTAGTGTGTACATGCAAGTAAAGTTTAGAAAATGCGAAAGCTTGTATTTTCTAAGTCTTAACAGTAAATTTAGATATCATCTATGTAACGtgtaaaaaatgatatttttgtgAGCAGAAAGAAGGGATAAAAAGGCAGTAAATTGAAAGATTAAGGATGACAAGGGAGTTACATGGAAAACTCCAAGACTTGGGGTGAAAAACCACGGTGGGATGAAGGACTTGATGTACTTATCCTTGTAAAGACTGTATATTTATTATTTGGGAAAATGTTGATTCTTACACAACATTTTTGTacactttctttattttctcccTATCTTTCTCTGCTCTATTTCCCTCACCGTATTCTAATACCAAGGATGCTCAACAACATTCTTCTCTTATAGTGCGCGGAATGTTGCTGGCTGTACAAAGACAAGTGTCCCAATTCTACTACTTATCACAAACTTTAGGACAACTAGCATAGTATCGTTCTTCAattggaagagagagaaagtcatTCCTCCATGGAGAGGGGGTTGAGGAGTGGCTCTAAATAGTATGATGGACAGCAggatgtgtatatgtgtgtgtgggagagagagagagagagagagagagagcaacacaTGTCCTAGTGTGTGGTCCAAGCACGTATTAGCCAATGAGGAGGATGTTGCAGCACCCGACCAAGGGAGACCAAATCCTCTCTCATGGTAGTGCTCTACATAGTGTTCTAGGCCATGTCCCTTATGCTTTTGCAGTGATGCCCACGCTATTGGCACGAATCAAAGGCGTGGCTCCATTCACTGATATCTATTGCCTTCATAGCTCAATGACACTAATATGTAGGGTCAAGATGCCATCTTGAGTCATCAAATCTTCGTATTCACTTTTATGGGCTTGTGTACTATAcacaatggaaaacttttttttttttttttaaacacggGCCATGTTGTTGCTTACATGAATGGAGCCTACAATTGAATATTTATTGTATAATATTAAttgtaattataattaataatatttatagtgcattttatatgtatacgtttttttttttggctaaatgcTATGATATTATTAGTTTATTGTGTAGgtagaaataatatatatatatatatatttcaaagtcatatatgattttgtatggcaaccaaaaaaataggTCCATACACATATAGGCTTTTTGTGTCAATGAGAAATATTGATGTGAAAAGAACATTCTTAAAGTTTTGGGTTGCTTGAATTTTACACCTAAAGTttgaaaaattggattttataccttAAAGTTTCACTCTGTTAGCAAGGACAGCTCCTCCGTTAGTGACTCACCCATGTGGCAGTTAAGTGACATGCTGGAGTcttatgtgtaatttttttgcCAAATCAAACCACTACATGTGTTAATTGGTCTAATTGAATTGTGACACGTGTATTTACCCATTActtgtaataaaataacttaaaatattttaaaaagctttaaaaaataattaaaatctaaaaattatttttaaaaatagctgtggggggtaaaaagatcctgatgggaacatgggccttttgggccgtgttaaggaagaccgacctgaccctgggtttagaagttgttaatactatgggtcggcccatgcgccgaggatccgaggacccagccgagggtgaacttaccctcggatgagcaccgaagaactcgggatttcatagtaaaggttaggggatggcacagttaaggccaatggttaaaagggggaaaccctagaacgccccagaagcaccggtgttgaagaaatgtcaaagataaaggctgctacctccacattaaagaccctgcacctaccaccctggccgcattaatgaggaagtgacacttgaacagtggaagggaagcttctagttactgttcaaaggcactaagaaaagaaatatctaggctaagggaggaaatggggcaacacgtgtataaagtattagaaagaggagtatttaagggaggacctGAGACAGAAAAGGGGAGGAGacttctttgtaacctaaaaagaaaagaaacaaagaaagatataatataagaacagcccttggctcacgtccgaggaggccaatttttgcaatattccttgttgtttccaattatTTACCACCCTTAGTTTGTTATTTGGTTCCCACCCatttctaatctaggtttcaagcccacactctacaaattcgtattgtttaaggctcattgggcctgagcccataactgttcttgggtccaggtgcaattgtgcacttacaattggcgccgtctgtgggaaacctagtctagaagaggtagagATATTATGGCaagcttaggctctcaccatgcaaagtcacaaggatcacaaccggaagattaTTTCGAACGTCtcgaacatcgtagggatcgtgaaggaagcgtccatacagaatacccaggggctagccatactcatggaggagGTAGCACTActcacgatgagggttctaaatccatgcagaagaaaatcaatcgtttgaagaggaagttacgccgtgctaagcGTAAGGTTTCCCcatcctcgtctagttcttcctcggaGAAGGATAGGGAACTTGGCTACaattcaaggtcatattcccccaccagtgcaacatcctctggtgaggagaacgaccagccaacccgtagacgtaagaagcttcgttctaggggcttaggcaacgataccatgagtagggcgttgcaccaactctctaaatctccgttttcacggaggattgagaagggaaggcttcctaggaggttcacccagcccacgtttaccatctataatggccggactgatccggtggagcacgtaagtcacttcaaccaaaggatggcagtgcactctcacaacgagactctgatgtgtaaagtcttcccctctagcttgggaccggtggctatgagatggtttaatggtctcaaatcggggtctgtaggctcgtttggggaactaactagggcatttgcttcgcggttcatcacgtgtagcagagtccctcggccattggactcgttgctatccatggtcatgaaggaaggggagacactgaaagcatactccgaccgatactgggagatgtttaatgagatagatggcgactttgatgaggtggcgcttaatacttttaaggtgggtctccctactgaccacgacctaagaaagtccttgacgaagaagcctgtccgcagcgtacgccgtcttatggatcgtattgatgagtataagAGGGTaaaggaagaccagcagcaggggaaaggaaaggagaaggttatcccgccgggagagaagggatttcgggtcggacggatatcacaacaagccgaggagggattacttcggacaatccggctcggcggcaCCCAGTCAGTAAatgcgtgttccgagaaccggtgcatcgcTTATTAGAAAaggttcgtaaagagcccttcttcagatggcctggcaagatggcaggggaccctgctagaagaaatcaaaaccttttctgttagtaccatcaggatgtgggccacactaccgagaactgtcggaccctgtggaaccatctagagcagctcgtcggtgagggaaagttaaagcagcacttgtgtcagcccaccgGGCAGGttagtcaagttggttcaaacaatcagaggaacagttcatctcggccagcattgggaacaattaatgttatcttcgctgcacctggtaggaccggctcaggtcccactagggttatggcggtttcccatccgcaggccgaggatgtcggtagcaggccgaagagattaaggaGCAccttacctgtcttgggtttctccgaggaggataaggtagggactatccagccccatgacgatgctcttgtggttaccctcagaataggcaactatgatgtgagaagggtgatgatagatcagggcagcggtgcagatatcatgtaccctgatctgtttaaagggctaagattggagttggaagatttaaccccttatgactccccacttataagcttcgaaggaagggccgttatgccgaaaggacagatccgtttgcccgttcaatccggcaccgaaacggttgaggtagatttcattgtggttgacgcgtactctccatatacagccatcctcgccaggccatggttgcacgccttgggagctgtctcctctaccttacatgttaaggtgaaattcccctcgggggagcatgttgaggaaatcctcggcagccaggtggtggctaggcaatgcatatccgctgcggtgcttcgtcagtcagaaattgagtcatcaaccttgcccatccaggagtcatagcaattaacagctccggaggcacctagAGCGATGATAGGAGACGAGGCTACTTGTGAGGatttagagaagtttgtaataacagatgatccagagaggtttttccaagttggcgtacttttgccacaccaagagaagatggagttgttgaaatttctgaaagataatttagatgtttttgcgtgggacccctatgaggct
This genomic interval carries:
- the LOC142619869 gene encoding protein ABC transporter 1, mitochondrial; this translates as MFFVMGLLKDASRIVNGVSLIAKEFVKDSEAFGAAKNGDLQILIKKAVVSATDLSGLTKGRVRHLPNPTSSSSSKLDSVVYFDTTTTSTSDNSSSHPTQHHQQKQEEVPSSVIDSDGITNDNGNVREASASAVAEDLDVRDGLVKECEPHKEDAKVEVVPFKRRKLRERRVPTTPFSRALGFAGLGAGLAWGTVQESAKRLVYGTPPSQDKKSALSPFLSEKNAERLALALCRMRGAALKIGQMLSIQDESLVPAPILAALDIVRQGADVMPRSQLNQVLDAELGPDWSSKLISFDYEPIAAASIGQVHGAVTKDGMQVAMKIQYPGVANSIDSDIENVRLLLDYTNLIPKGLYLDSAMKVAKEELSRECDYELEAANQKRFRNLLSGTEGFYVPLVVDSLSSKKVLTTELVSGIPIDKVALLDQKTRNYIGEKLLELTLMELFVFRFMQTDPNWSNFLYDEATKLINLIDFGAARDYPKSFVDDYLGMVIACANSDADAVMEMSKRLGFLTGMESDIMLDAHVQAGFIVGLPFAKPGGYDFRSTNITQGVSNLGATMLKHRLTPPPDEVYSLHRKLSGAFLACVKLGAVVPCREVLLKIYEQYQFGEEDGEILSSGQSSS